GACGACCTTCAGGCTGTCCACGTCGATCACCGACACGTCGCCCGACACGCCGTTGGTGGCGTAGAGCCGCTTCTGGTCGGGGGACAGGTCGAGCTGCCAGACGCGGCGGCCGACCAGCAGATAGTCCTTCACCGCGAAGGTCTGGGCGTCCACCACCGCGACGTGGTTGGCCGGGCCGAGCGCCACGAAGGCGTAGCGCCCGTCGTCGGTCAGCTTGACGCCCACCGGCTGGATGCGGTCCTGGGGGACGCCCTTGATCTTGAAGCGGATGGTCTGCGCCACCTTGCGGCTGGCCGTGTCGATCACCGACAGGGTGCCGCCGATCTCCGCCGACACCCACAGGCGGCTGCCGTCCTTGTTGAACTGGGCGTAGCGCGGGCGGGCGTCGACCAGCGTGTTGTCGACGACGGCGCGCTTCTCGGTGTCGATCCAATGGACCATGTTCGTCGTCTCCGACGTGTTCACCGCCCATTTGCCGTCGGGGCTGACCGCCATGCCCTCCGGCTCCACCCCGACATCCACCTGATAGGCGACCTTGCGGCTCGGCACGTCGACGATGGTGACGACGTTGCTCTCCTCGTTGGCGATGAACAGATGCTTGCCGTCGGGATGCAGGGCGAACAGCTCCGGGTCCTCGCCCGAGGGCAGGTTGTGCAGGATCTTCCTGGTCGCGAGGTCCATCACCTGCACCGTGTCGTCGTCGCTGGCGCAGATGTAGAGGTGCTTGCCGTCCGCGCTCAGCGTGATGCCGCGCGGGCGCCGCCCGACCTTCACCGTCTCCGTCACCGTCAGGGTCGCGCCGTCGATGATCGACAGGGTGTTGTCCTTCTCGTTCGAGACATAGACGGTCTCCGCCAGGGCGGGGGCGGCGCAGCCTGCCAGCAGCGCGGCGAGGAGAAGGGAGCGGGCGGTGGTCATCGGGGCGGCGTCCTTATCGGCGGAAGCGTTTGGGGAAGGTCAGCGACGGCCCATCAACGGCGGCAGGCCGTTTCGGGCTGGTCGTGGCCCAGCGTGTCGAGTTCGGTCCTGGGATGCAGGAAGCCGTCCTGCGGCGAGACGGAGACCAGAGAGCGGTCGGCGGCGAGAAGCACCGGCTGGCGCAACTGCCCGTCCCAGCTGCGGAAGGACAGCGGCACGCCCTTGAAGGCGGCCAGCGTGAAGTCCGGCCCGCGGATGTGGGCGGCCAGCGCCGCCGGATCGGTGGAGCGGGTGCGGGTCGCCGCCTCGCCCACCGCGCGGATGGCGGACCAGACGGCGTGGTCGCGGGGCAGCATGGTCCGCTGGGCGGCGGCCTTGAAGCGGGACTGGAGCTGTGCGGCCCCCCAGGCCTCGTGGGCGCGGTGCCAGTTGGTGGGGACGAGGCCCTGCGTGCCGACGACCGGGCGCGGCT
The window above is part of the Azospirillum sp. TSH58 genome. Proteins encoded here:
- a CDS encoding YVTN family beta-propeller repeat protein, producing MTTARSLLLAALLAGCAAPALAETVYVSNEKDNTLSIIDGATLTVTETVKVGRRPRGITLSADGKHLYICASDDDTVQVMDLATRKILHNLPSGEDPELFALHPDGKHLFIANEESNVVTIVDVPSRKVAYQVDVGVEPEGMAVSPDGKWAVNTSETTNMVHWIDTEKRAVVDNTLVDARPRYAQFNKDGSRLWVSAEIGGTLSVIDTASRKVAQTIRFKIKGVPQDRIQPVGVKLTDDGRYAFVALGPANHVAVVDAQTFAVKDYLLVGRRVWQLDLSPDQKRLYATNGVSGDVSVIDVDSLKVVKSIKVGRYPWGVAVKG